The nucleotide window GGCACCTCCCAACTCCTCACCCCAAACGAGCTCCCAAACAGGACTTCTGGATTGTTGGAGGCGAACTTCAGTGTCTTGGCCGGAACTCCTGGCCCTGGGCTTCTGAGCAGGCTTCAAGGACTCAGAACCAAGATTGTCCCTGGCCAGCTGAATCAAACCTCCAGGTTCCCACACCAAATCCCTGGATACCTCAACAGGACACACGGACCTGTGAATGGAACTCGGGCTGCGGCCTCACTTCAGACCGTGGAAGCCCCAGACATTCTGCCAGGAGCTTTGAACAAAGGCTCTGTGccactcagcctccaaagtggatatcctcctcctcctcctcctcctctccatgcTGATGGACACACACTCTTCTCTCCTTCACCTACCTTGCCCACCCACAGGTCCCCACCTCAGTTCCACGCCCCCTTTCCTGATCCCTCCACCCCTGTGCCTAACTCTGCCAGTCCTCATCCAATCCCAGTGCACCCTCATTCCCAGAATTTGTCTCAGGAGGCATGAGGGACATGGGCACCGCCAGCATCTGCAACTTCTCTCAGGCACAAGCCTCCTTCCCCAGGAGAGGCTTCGAGAGGGCACTGCATCCATACATGTCCCGCTTTCCCTGGGAAAGGGGTACGCAGGACAGGCTGTCATAAAACTTCaggagctatttttttttttaaacctatcaGCAATATTCATCAGAGCAGCTAGTTATCTTTGGTCTATTTTCTGTAtaaatttgaaaatcattaatTCTCTACATGTGTTTTCTACAAAGGGCTAGACTGGCCTAGCCTCTGAACGGAGGAAGAGATTATCATTGTATCAGAAAACAAGAAGGTTGTTTCCTTTGCTTCAAGTTTAAGCCCCCCAGTGCCCTCATTCCCCTCACTGTGAGGCTAAGTGAGACTGGTCAAGGGATGCTGGTCCTGATAAAGGAACAGCAAGTTACCTCTCAGAAAGGCCGCCCCTGTTTAGAGACAAAACTGAGCCTGGAGGAGAATAAATGAGAGCATGCAGAAGCCAACTAAAGTCAGGGAGCGATGTTCTTCACTGGAACAGCAGATCTCCTGGACCCCGCCTCCCAAGAAAGCTAACAGGAAGCCTGGGGAACGACACACCCCAGGTAAGGCCGAGCAGGCGGTTCAGTAAAGACTAGACCTGGATGTGGCAGCTGAGCAAACAGCTAAGTGCATCAGCAGCTCAGCAGGAGCTTCGCCAGGCCTGGGCTCCTGCTTccctcctgtggaggtcaggcgGAAGTGCAGGAAGTGGCAGGAGTCAGGCTCCACAGCTCACACAGCAGGACCagcacagggcagggcaggcatCTAAAAAGCAGCCTTGTGTGACCACCATGAACTCTGCTGGGAACCCCCAATATGAAGGCCGTCTTCTGGGGTTCTGCAAGTAAGTGCTTTGTTGGTGATAGAAGTTTACGGTGCAGAAAGCCGAAAACTGTATTGCCAGGGCCAACCTGCCAGCTACTCCAGAGTCCGTGAGAAGGCTTGAGAGCATCTTCCTTACTTTTGTcccacagaaaaggagaaaggcgACCACATAGGCAGAGAAGCCAGGATCTCAAAGTTCCAAACATTGCCACAAAAAAAGCAAGGGAAGGTGTGCTTCACAGAGGCAACAGGTGCCCCTGAGTCTCCCCCAGAACTCTGTATGGTAGGTATTATCCATTTGTTTTACACATGGTGACACCAAGGCCAGATGGGCTTCCTAATGCTCACACAGCCTTCAGGCATAAAAAAGACACCCTGGGGGTTGGGGCTTTaaatcagtggtagagcccttgcttagcaagcgcaaggccctggggccctgggttcagtcctcagctctggggtaaaaaaaaagacacccagCCTGAGTGGCAGCCCATTCATCTACCCAGTGTGGTGCCGTCTGATGGGTCCTTCAGTGAGTCTGTGTAACAGAGAGACATCCGCGTCCTTGGAGAGTAAGCACGCTCTTAAGAAGCTCTTGAGTAGAAGAGCAGAGCTTGTGGTGGGGGTGACATTCAGCCATCTCCAGGTGTCCCTGTGGGCAGAACCTGGAGAAGAATCAAGAAACacacaaagcttaaaaaaaaagttacagccgggcagtggtggagcacgcctttaatcccagctcttgggaggcagaggcagaggcaggcggatctctgtgagttcgaggccagcctggtctaccaagtgagttccaggaaaggcgcaaagctacacagagaaaccctgtctcgaaaaaaccaaaaaaaaaaaaaaaaaagttacaaaaatCTCAGTGTCAGTTTCTACACAAGAGGGAGTCGTTCATCCACACTAATTCTAGGATAACGTACGTATAATTTGTAATTTGTTGTAACGCTAAAGGAGGTTTacctttaacatttaaaaataaacgtAGGGCGAGTGAGATGATGGCTCAGGAGGTGGAAGTGCTTAGTGTGCAAGCTGGTCTGAGTCTGATGCCTGGAGCCCACGGGAACGGAAGGAACCAATTCCCAAAAGCTGTTTTCCAACTCCATTATGCACGCCATCACATGCTGACgcccacacttgcacacacacacacacacacacacacacacacacacacacacacacgaaaataataaagttaaaagggaaaaaaagttggACACTGTGGCCTGTAAACtcaacacttggaaggtagagatcctaggaggatcaggagttcaaggccaccttcagCTATATAAGGACCTTCAGTCCAGCCTAAATTACgactctctcttttcctttttctggggAGCGGGGtggagtttgagacagggtttctctgtgtagcttttggagcctatcctggaactcattttgtagaccaggctggcctagaactcagagattcacctgcctctgcttccccgagtgctgcaattaaaggcgtgcgccaccactgcccagccaagattgtctcaaaaattaattttcatggcAGGGACATAGCTCAATGGTAGGgctcttgcctagcacacacaaagtcctgggtttaatcagcacaataaaaacaaaacaaaacaaaacaccatcatCATCAAGCCAAACACTTTACAGCACAGAATAGTTGGCACCCAGAACAAGATAAGGCAGAGGCCAAAAAAAGTGGGTTCTCGGCGTCAGAAGACAAGTCAGGCTGCTGACCTGCAACACAGCTAACGTTCCAGGCATCCGATACGGGCTAATCTGGGAAACTGGTTTCTACAATGTAAACCGATCTGAAATCTGCCCTCTTAAGACTAACCCTGAAACTAggtgtggcggtgcatgcctgtaagcACAGCACTTTgtgggttgaggcaggaggatcacaagttcaagggcatccttgaCTATTCAAGTTTCAGACCAGCTGGGGTTTCAGactcctccttttaaaaaatacttttttagaCCTTGCCTGAAGATCCAGCTCAGCGATGTGACGCTTACTTGCCCAGTAAGCTTTGGGTTGATCCCTGCACCAACAAAACCAAGGCAAAGTCTAAACCAGATCATTCTGTGCagctgactccacccttccttgcccgacaacacacacacacacacacacacacacacacacacacacacacacacacacacacagcgtgtGCTGGTAAGAGGCTGAGCAGCTGAAGGTGATCACCAAGCCTGACCACGCGATTCTAATCTCTGGGACCCACGCGGTCATGAAAGGGGACTCCTCAAAGTTATGCTCTCCCTCACACGCACCCAGATACACGtctgaaaattctttaaaaagcacTTTTCTACTCGTGCCCTTTTCTTTGCTGGGGCGGCCTACTGTCTACTCGGACATTCTATCACGACTTCTGGTGAGGGTCTCCTACTATAACCACCTTTCCTCAACCCCTCAAAAACCTGACTCCACGGGATGACTAACCGATTCTATTAAGATTCATCCCAACCCCCAATGTATCACACACACCCTACTGtggaaggtttaaaaaaaaaaaaaaaacaactttgctATTCCCTGCTGAGGCCACTCATTTTCAACCCATTTCCCTAAACACTATTTCTGACACCTCTTGTAAAGACTAAAAAAAGATGGGGAAGGAAACACCCCAGGCATCCCAGCAGGGCGACCAGCTCCTGTGACAGACCCAAGACACCAAGAGACCAGCTGGGGCCAGCAAAtaaaaggctcagtgggtaaaggagctcgCCCTGAcatcaatccccaggacccagatggtggaagtgtacacacgcgcacacacacacacagagacacagattcCCTTGTAACACACAGAAGGCCTTGGTTTTGAGACTCAGCATTGCATACACCAGGTGTGATGAAATCCCAGGAACTcagaaggcagcagcaggaggattgagtccaaggccagcctgggctacacagcaaaagcAGAACCCTGCATGCCTCCACCCCCAATTCAGGAGAAGAGTCTGAAAAAgtaaactttaatttaaaaataaaaaaaatcacacacaactTCAGATTCATGCTAAGCTCTCCCACTTGGTCTTTTACAGACAAGTCAGTTTTCCATTGAATTTGGACAAACTGAAGATGTACCCACAGTGGAGTGGACACACAGCCCAGTCCCCTTCACAGGCGAACACCACGAGCTTCTACTCAGGTTTGAACAAGGTTCAGGCCTTGAGTGACTGAGCAGCAAGGCTGATTTCCCACGAGGTTCAGAACGCCAGTTTCTTCATCAGCAGATAGACTCTGGAGTCCACCTCAAATCCGTGCAGGTTGTTGGCGTCACCCTGAAGCCGCATGAGCAGACCCCCATAGGACACATATGCAGAGCTGAAACAGAAGGCCCGGTCCTGAGTCTGAGCTCTGAGGCCAATGCTTCCCAGCAGCtctccatcatttttttaaaggcactCCCCTGGTATTCTGTCTTTAGGAACCAAAGATTAGGACAAAACTGGATGCAGACATGCACAAAGCAGTGTTGCTTACTCTGGTGGAGGAGCAAATGCTGCTGTGCCCCAAACAGGAGACTAGTCACACAAATGAAGGCCTCACCATTCACTGCGATGTTACACAGCGACAGGACTGCTGAGgtaggggctggcgagatggctcagcctttaagaTCACTGACAGTTCCGGAAGAACGCAGAAGACCAGGATTCAccgcccctcacccccaccccagcacccacatggcatctcacaaccacccataactccatttccaaggtgTCCAATGCCCCTTTTTTACCTTGGTGGTCTCATGcctgcacatggtacacatacaaacacccaggtgcatgcgtgcacacgtgcacacacacacaaataaacaaatacttttttGAAAATGCTAAGGAATCAGgagggtagcacatgcctttaatcccagcagcaagAGGCAGTCAAGTAGATCccctgagttcaacaccagcctgggtctacatactgagtttcaggacagcccaggctacatagagagaggctatctcaaaaaaaaaaaaaagagggagagttTTCAACTAACAAGGGGAAacaagtcaaacaaaaaaaagaaaagttgtaaAGGAACTcaaagggaaaggaaacaaagaaagaaagctggacCACTCAAActcttgcttgtttttgttttctcaaaacaagacctcactatgcagccctggctgtcctggaactcacagagatccacctgcctctgcctcccaagtcctgggactaaaggggtgCGACACCGCACCAGCTCTTCAAACTGTAACGTAAAAAACGTCCTCCTGGGGGACCTCTGTTCTTTTTCACATTACTCCTCTGCTTCAAGTTTCTAACAACCATATTGTTTTAacagaagtttaaagaaaagaaaaacaaaacaaaaacaaacaaacaaacaaaactaggcAGGGAAACCAAAGAACCAAGGGTTGGATTCCAGAGTAACAACACATACACAAGtgaacacaaaaccaaaaacggCCTAGTCATGAAACGCTGCCTATGGTCTGCCAGGAAGATGTTCTCTGCTGTCCCTCACAAAGCAAGGCTACCAAAGTCTCCTGTGGACTACAGGGCCTTGAAAGCCTGGTAACAGGTGATGTAGGTAACCAATAGACTGGAAACAGTTCCCAAGACAAATTCTTCCGCCTGGGTTTGGAGTACAGAAAAAATAGTGGACCAAAGGCAGAAGTAGAAGCATGGCCCAGTTTCAgaacagggagggggaaagatTTCCCCAACAATGTTACTTACAGGCGCGTGGCTGCTTCCGTTGAGGTCTCGTCCCCCTCGATTCTGTACACTTTCCCATACATTACGTACTCAAACTGGTCAGCCCTACAAACAATAGGCAAAGTTATTCTTCACAGTGACCAATAGCATAAGAgacctttaaaaacagaaaccgaagccaggcagtggtggcgcacacctttaagcccagcactcaggaggtagaggcaggcggatctctgtgagtttggggccagcctggtctacagagcaagttccaagacagccagggctacacaaagaaaccctgtctcaaaaaaccaaaaagataaaattttttaaaaatgataataattaaaatggaaaatgataaCAAGAAGCGAGGCCTTATTTGGTTCTCACATCAATTCAGTGAGCAAGACCATCTGTATTTTattgatgaggaaatggaggctgaAAGTAGCGGAGCTGGGAAGTGAAAATTCAGTACGGCTGTCCtaactggctctgtagcccaggctggcctcaaactcacagagctcctcctgcctctgcctcccgagtgctgggattaagtgtgtgcaccaccatgccggcTACTCCATGGTCCTTCTGTCACACCACGCTCCCTCCCAAAATCTAGGTTACTATGGAATCATTTTCTCAGCCTTAAAAAGGCTACAACTGCAGGGTggggtggcatatacctttaattccaacactgaggaggcagaggaggtagatgtcctctgtgagctccaggccagcgtggtctacatagtCCAAGCCAAccaggactacaaagtgagaccctgtctccactaAATAAAAACTGCAGCTCACAAGCTGACACGCACTGCTCTCTGTAAGTAATAAAGCTGACTGCTCGAAATCCTTTTTCCaatttttcagagacagggtctcttggagTCTAACACTCAGATTGGCGTTAGACTTATATGAAGCCAAAGAGGTTCTTGaatccctgatcctcctgcctcatctcccGTGTCCTGGAATTATAGACACAAAGCCCCGC belongs to Peromyscus maniculatus bairdii isolate BWxNUB_F1_BW_parent chromosome 12, HU_Pman_BW_mat_3.1, whole genome shotgun sequence and includes:
- the Polr2h gene encoding DNA-directed RNA polymerases I, II, and III subunit RPABC3 isoform X1 translates to MDLILDVNIQIYPVDLGDKFRLVIASTLYEDGTLDDGEYNPTDDRPSRADQFEYVMYGKVYRIEGDETSTEAATRLSAYVSYGGLLMRLQGDANNLHGFEVDSRVYLLMKKLAF